A genome region from Panicum virgatum strain AP13 chromosome 4K, P.virgatum_v5, whole genome shotgun sequence includes the following:
- the LOC120702920 gene encoding phosphopantothenoylcysteine decarboxylase-like — MATSEPVQESLMLDYPQRSKPRVLLAASGSVAAIKFESLCRSFSEWADVRAVATKSSLHFVDRSSLPSGIALYTDDDEWSTWKKIGDEVLHIELRKWADILVIAPLSANTLAKIAGGLCDNLLTCIVRAWDYSKPLFVAPAMNTLMWNNPFTERHLQTINQLGIILIPPVTKRLACGDYGNGAMAETSQIYTSVRLACKTLPHDSSRSLVIPVSNNQPSS; from the exons ATGGCTACATCAGAGCCAGTACAAGAAAGTTTGATGCTGGACTACCCACAACGTAGTAAGCCTCGGGTCCTTCTTGCTGCTTCAGGAAGTGTAGCTGCTATAAAATTTGAGAGCCTTTGTCGTAGTTTCTCTGAGTGGGCGGATGTCCGAGCTGTGGCCACCAAATCATCCTTGCACTTTGTTGATAGATCATCTCTACCTAGTGGCATTGCCCTTTACACTGATGATGATGAATGGTCTACCTGGAAGAAGATAGGAGATGAGGTTTTACACATCGAGTTGCGGAAATGGGCTGATATTTTGGTGATTGCACCATTGTCAGCAAATACCCTGGCTAAG ATTGCCGGTGGCCTATGTGACAACCTCTTGACATGCATTGTGAGAGCATGGGACTACAGCAAACCACTCTTTGTTGCCCCAGCTATGAACACATTAATGTGGAACAACCCATTCACGGAACGTCATCTTCAGACGATCAACCAACTGGGCATAATCTTGATCCCCCCAGTTACCAAAAGGTTGGCTTGCGGTGATTACGGAAATGGTGCGATGGCTGAAACCTCGCAGATCTATACTTCCGTGAGGCTTGCATGCAAAACGCTACCCCATGATTCAAGCAGATCACTTGTGATTCCTGTCAGTAACAATCAGCCATCTAGCTGA